The Deltaproteobacteria bacterium DNA window CCCCGAGACCCTCATCGAGAGCGAATTGTTCGGCTACGTGAAGGGCGCCTTCACCGGGGCCTATGCCGACAAACCCGGGCAGTTCGAATTGGCGGACGGCGGGACCCTGTTCCTGGACGAGGTAGGCAATCTCCCCTATACGGTGCAGCAGAAGCTGCTGCGGGCGCTGCAGGAACGGGTAGTCCACCGACTCGGGGGCCAGGCCCCTGTGGACGTTGACGTTCGAATCGTTGCCGCCACAAACCAGCCCCTGGAAAAGAATGTTGAGGAAGGTCGCTTCCGGTCAGACCTCTACTTCCGGTTGAATGAGTTTCTCATTCGAACGCCTCCGTTGAGAGAGAGGGGTGAGGATATCTCCTATCTGACCAAAAGGTTCATGAGTGAGGTGGAGGAAGAACTGGGAAAGAGCTGTGGGGGCGTCTCTGAGGAGGCCATGCTTCTCCTTACTGCATTTCACTGGCCCGGCAATGTCCGTGAACTGCGCAACGTGATCCGTCAGGCCGTGCTCCTCTCCGAGGAAAATGCGCGGATACTGCCCGACCATCTGACATTCAGTTCCCATTTCGTGTCTGGAACAGAAAATGGGGGCATCCCTTTAACCCTTTATGACGGCAGAAAATCGCTCAAGGAGATTGTCACGGGTCTGAAGGGGGTCTTTGAAAAGGAAGTCATCGAGGGGGTCATAGCGCAGGCAGAAGGGAATAAGAGCGAGGCGGCCAGGAGACTCAAGGTTGACTACACAACGTTACTCAGAAAAATCAAAACTTACCGGATCGATGCAATTTCCTATGGGGCGCATTAATGCACAGGCTTTTTTCGCCCGTGCTCTTCCGCTCTTTGCACGTCCCGAATGCGCCCAATTCACACCACTTAAGTTCTAATCTGCCGCTCTTGTATTCTTTCAGATCGAAATAATCACCTCCCACCTTCATTTGTTCCGGTTTCCCGGCAGGCGTCCCATCGTTCAGGGAGAAACGGCTGGCGGGGTGACGGCCTTAATGATTTTTTCCAGTTCCCGGCGTGGGATCATCCCATCCCTTA harbors:
- a CDS encoding sigma-54 dependent transcriptional regulator; the protein is MMPSGQNILVVDDDPDFVWLARNMLEQAGYRVTEACDGQSALTLFEKDKPGVVLLDYRMPGSDGLHIAMEMKDRDSSVPIIMITGYGEVWIAVHALKAGVYDYVIKPVDKDDLLFAITRAMENQYLVEEVERLRAVLHDHGSLYDLMGRSGPVRDLIDRVEKVAPTSFTVLIEGESGTGKELVANAIHDVSCAKKGPFVAVDCGAIPETLIESELFGYVKGAFTGAYADKPGQFELADGGTLFLDEVGNLPYTVQQKLLRALQERVVHRLGGQAPVDVDVRIVAATNQPLEKNVEEGRFRSDLYFRLNEFLIRTPPLRERGEDISYLTKRFMSEVEEELGKSCGGVSEEAMLLLTAFHWPGNVRELRNVIRQAVLLSEENARILPDHLTFSSHFVSGTENGGIPLTLYDGRKSLKEIVTGLKGVFEKEVIEGVIAQAEGNKSEAARRLKVDYTTLLRKIKTYRIDAISYGAH